A genomic region of Conger conger chromosome 6, fConCon1.1, whole genome shotgun sequence contains the following coding sequences:
- the ppp1r15a gene encoding protein phosphatase 1 regulatory subunit 15A yields the protein MAPRTPHSHQPLLQLCPPSYMLSAMPAVHQRGLPAATTPLPEELKRARPEEPSLGTPAFRLLRAALRRLRATLSRIAERCGEVMEVWRSAASPALRLLGLTGGAPAGLEWNCNLHLKVMDQVMVLDEVKVLDEVKVLDEVKVLDEVTVMDGVKVMDGVKVMDEVKVMDEVKVMDEVMDEEQVKMKMAEGGELDLSDWLEWESDDDEELPSEPSVPAHSRKTPSGPGLNSEGEQEEEEHSESDWSEDEDEWSEDEDDDDDDDDEWDESDGSSDSGHWGSFLCTSDPFNPFHLAPPARKRGSAPGTEEWSGTRPLHIAEGEQEEGESEWEEEEEEEGEQEEGESEWEEEEEEAEAEAESDPPQAQRKAGKKVRFSEEVLVRPLVAWAFASRAARDGGRWLEMARDRDRFRRRLQLAGDIISPVLQANHRASVWGRVR from the exons ATGGCACCAAGGACTCCTCATTCCCATCAGCCCTTGCTGCAGTTGTGTCCCCCGTCCTACATGCTGTCCGCCATGCCTGCGGTGCACCAGCGGGGTCTTCCCGCCGCGACGACGCCCCTCCCGGAGGAGTTGAAAAGAGCCCGGCCGGAAGAGCCGTCTCTGGGAACGCCGGCGTTCCGGCTGCTGCGTGCGGCGCTGCGGCGTCTCCGGGCCACGCTCTCCAGGATCGCGGAGCGCTGCGGAGAGGTCATGGAGGTGTGGCGTTCGGCCGCCTCCCCTGCCCTGCGTCTGCTGGGGCTCACAGGGGGAGCCCCTGCTGGCCTGGAGTGGAACTGCAACCTACATCTGAAGGTCATGGATCAGGTGATGGTCTTGGATGAGGTGAAGGTCTTGGATGAGGTGAAGGTCTTGGATGAGGTGAAGGTCTTGGATGAGGTGACGGTCATGGATGGGGTGAAGGTCATGGATGGGGTGAAGGTCATGGATGAGGTGAAGGTCATGGATGAGGTGAAGGTCATGGATGAGGTCATGGATGAGGAGCAAGTGAAGATGAAGATGGCGGAGGGTGGCGAGCTGgacctctctgattggctggagtgGGAgtctgatgatgatgaggagttGCCCAGCGAACCCTCAGTCCCCGCCCACAGCAGGAAGACCCCCTCGGGCCCCGGCCTGAACTCGGAGGgcgagcaggaggaagaggagcacagCGAGTCGGACTGGtcagaggatgaggatgagtggtcggaggatgaggatgatgatgatgatgatgatgatgagtggGATGAGAGTGATGGGAGCTCAGACTCTGGGCACTGGGGATCCTTCCTCTGCACCAGTGACCCCTTCAACCCCTTCCACCTCGCCCCTCCCGCCAGGAAGAGGGGAAGCGCTCCAGGGACAGAGGAGTGGAGCGGGACCAGGCCTCTCCACATCGccgagggagagcaggaggagggagagagcgagtgggaggaggaggaggaggaggagggagagcaggaggagggagagagcgagtgggaagaggaggaggaggaggcagaggcagaggcagagagcgaCCCTCCACAGGCACAGAGGAAAGCAGGCAAAAAG GTGCGGTTCAGTGAGGAGGTGCTGgtgcgccccctggtggcgtGGGCGTTCGCCAGCCGGGCCGCGCGGGACGGAGGCCGCTGGCTGGAGATGGCGAGGGACCGCGACAGATTCCGCCGGCGGCTCCAGCTGGCCGGTGACATCATCAGCCCCGTCCTGCAGGCCAATCACAGAGCgagtgtgtggggtagggtccGCTGA